The following proteins are co-located in the Chryseobacterium daecheongense genome:
- a CDS encoding DUF1572 domain-containing protein — protein MSSAIQLSKRFREVMLDGLWIANTNFKDQLSDVTWEQAITKIGSLNTIAMLAFHIDYYIAGVLQVFEGGVLEIKDKFSFDLPPVESQEQWEKILNKLWADSERFAELLEQMSDNKLSEVFVDEKYGTYQRNIDGMIEHCYYHLGQITLIKKMITHP, from the coding sequence ATGAGCTCAGCCATACAATTATCAAAAAGATTCAGAGAAGTTATGCTTGACGGTCTCTGGATCGCCAATACCAATTTTAAAGATCAGCTTTCTGATGTAACCTGGGAACAGGCAATAACAAAAATAGGTTCTTTGAATACGATCGCAATGCTGGCATTCCATATCGATTATTATATTGCTGGTGTCTTACAGGTTTTTGAAGGAGGAGTGCTTGAAATAAAAGATAAATTTAGTTTTGATTTACCGCCGGTAGAATCTCAGGAGCAATGGGAGAAAATCCTTAATAAACTCTGGGCAGATTCGGAAAGGTTTGCCGAGCTACTTGAACAAATGTCGGACAATAAGCTTAGTGAAGTTTTTGTAGACGAAAAATACGGAACTTATCAAAGAAATATAGATGGAATGATTGAGCATTGTTATTATCATTTAGGGCAAATTACTTTGATCAAAAAAATGATTACCCATCCATAA
- a CDS encoding WYL domain-containing protein, whose amino-acid sequence MKKDFYLTRYALIIKKLESAPATYSQLEDYLLNSFEFQDADIKSYSIRTLQRDIREISDLFNLSIHNKKKGDNRYYIESRPTMEVDEYNQKLLESFQVSNALNVHPDFSGYIFFESRKPTGVEHFYDLFFAIRNKRVVSFEHYNYKNKVMTSRKVHPLALKESKGRWYLIAIDTNDKALKSFGLDRINYLDVSKTKFREKYRYNFREYFKNAFGVMNLTEQKPQKITLKCSRHQGEYIKSFPLHQSQNEIKETPEDIYFEFFLHPTYDFMQEILSYGKEVKVLEPKSLVDEIRNHLKESLNSYLED is encoded by the coding sequence ATGAAAAAAGATTTTTACTTAACAAGATATGCTCTGATTATTAAAAAATTAGAAAGTGCTCCTGCGACCTATTCTCAGCTGGAAGATTATCTTTTAAATTCTTTTGAATTTCAGGACGCTGATATTAAGAGTTACTCCATCCGTACTCTTCAGAGGGATATCCGTGAGATATCTGATCTTTTTAACCTTTCTATCCATAATAAGAAGAAAGGTGATAACCGTTATTATATAGAAAGCCGTCCAACGATGGAAGTGGATGAGTATAACCAGAAACTCCTGGAATCCTTTCAGGTAAGTAATGCTTTAAATGTTCATCCGGATTTTTCAGGGTACATCTTTTTTGAATCCCGAAAACCAACGGGTGTAGAGCATTTCTATGATCTTTTCTTTGCCATTCGTAATAAACGTGTCGTTTCTTTTGAACATTACAATTACAAAAATAAAGTTATGACATCAAGAAAAGTACACCCTTTAGCATTAAAAGAATCTAAAGGCAGATGGTATCTCATTGCTATAGATACCAATGATAAAGCACTTAAATCGTTTGGACTGGACCGGATCAATTATCTGGATGTAAGTAAGACCAAATTCCGGGAAAAATATCGTTATAACTTCCGAGAATATTTTAAAAATGCATTCGGGGTTATGAATTTAACAGAACAAAAACCTCAGAAAATTACATTGAAATGCTCACGTCATCAGGGAGAATATATCAAAAGTTTTCCGCTTCACCAATCTCAAAATGAGATTAAAGAAACTCCTGAAGATATATACTTTGAGTTCTTTTTGCATCCTACTTATGATTTTATGCAGGAAATCCTTTCTTACGGAAAAGAGGTAAAAGTCCTTGAACCTAAATCTTTAGTTGATGAAATCCGCAATCATCTGAAAGAATCATTAAACAGCTATCTGGAAGACTAA
- a CDS encoding glutamine synthetase III produces MSTLRFKALETLPFKDFRKDNSIEVPAKLSELFCQNVFSEETMREYLTKEAFTSIMDAIKKGTKIQRHIADQVAVAMKDWAMSKGATHYTHWFQPLTGSTAEKHDSFFTPIEGGRAIERFSGNLLIQQEPDASSFPNGGIRNTFEARGYTAWDPTSPAFIMGTTLCIPSIFISYTGETLDYKAPLLRALNAVDEAATNVMQYFDKNVTKVTPTLGWEQEYFLVDSALYQSRPDLVLTGKTLLGHSPAKGQQLDDHYFGSIPTRVMNFMKELEIECMKLGIPVTTRHNEVAPNQFELAPMFEEVNVAVDHNSLLMDIMARVAHKHHFHILFHEKPFAGVNGSGKHNNWSLATDTGENLLSPGKNPKKNLQFLTFFVNTIKAVHEYADLLRASIASASNDHRLGANEAPPAIISVFIGSQLFRVLEELEKVTSGKLSPEEKTELKLNVVGKIPEILLDNTDRNRTSPFAFTGNKFEIRAVGSSANCAESMTVMNTIAAKQLNDFKKEVDALIEGGLKKDEAIFNVLREYIKQCKNIMFEGDGYSDDWAKEAKKRGLNNLKTTPEALKQEMDKKFLALYEEIGVFTHREVEARNEIKLEKYSTVIDIEARVLSDIARNHIIPSALNYQNRLIENVKGLKEIFGDKEFKTLAKEQMSLITNISENVSVIKLGVEDLIKAREAAKAVSNSQKQAEDYCNKVKPLFDVIRDASDNLEMMVDDELWPMTKYREMLFTK; encoded by the coding sequence ATGTCAACTTTAAGATTCAAAGCGTTAGAAACATTACCATTCAAGGACTTCAGAAAGGATAACTCCATTGAAGTTCCTGCAAAATTGTCTGAATTATTCTGTCAAAATGTTTTCTCAGAAGAAACCATGAGAGAGTATTTGACGAAAGAAGCATTCACATCTATTATGGATGCTATTAAAAAAGGAACTAAAATTCAACGACACATTGCAGATCAGGTAGCGGTAGCTATGAAAGACTGGGCAATGAGCAAAGGGGCAACACACTACACACACTGGTTTCAACCTTTAACAGGATCAACTGCTGAAAAGCACGATTCATTCTTCACTCCAATCGAAGGGGGAAGAGCCATTGAAAGATTCAGCGGAAACCTGCTTATCCAACAAGAGCCGGATGCTTCTTCTTTCCCGAACGGAGGAATCAGAAATACTTTCGAAGCAAGAGGTTACACAGCCTGGGATCCTACATCACCGGCTTTTATCATGGGAACTACACTTTGTATTCCTTCGATCTTTATTTCTTATACGGGAGAAACGCTGGATTATAAAGCTCCTCTTCTAAGAGCTCTGAATGCTGTAGACGAAGCTGCAACTAACGTAATGCAGTATTTTGACAAAAATGTAACAAAAGTAACTCCTACTTTAGGATGGGAACAGGAATATTTCTTAGTGGATTCGGCATTGTATCAATCGCGTCCGGATCTTGTATTAACAGGTAAAACTTTACTTGGACACTCACCGGCAAAAGGACAACAGCTGGATGACCACTATTTCGGGTCTATTCCGACAAGAGTAATGAACTTCATGAAAGAGTTGGAAATAGAGTGTATGAAATTGGGAATTCCTGTAACAACCAGACACAACGAAGTAGCACCTAATCAATTCGAGCTGGCTCCGATGTTTGAAGAAGTAAACGTTGCTGTAGACCACAATTCTTTATTGATGGATATTATGGCAAGAGTGGCCCATAAACACCATTTTCATATTTTATTCCACGAGAAACCATTTGCCGGAGTAAACGGAAGTGGAAAACATAATAACTGGTCATTGGCTACAGATACAGGTGAAAACCTACTAAGCCCAGGGAAAAATCCTAAGAAAAACCTGCAATTCTTAACATTCTTTGTTAATACCATTAAAGCTGTTCATGAATATGCAGATCTTTTAAGAGCAAGTATCGCTTCTGCAAGTAATGACCACAGATTAGGGGCTAATGAAGCTCCACCTGCAATTATTTCTGTATTTATCGGAAGTCAGTTATTCAGAGTATTGGAGGAATTGGAAAAAGTAACCAGCGGTAAATTATCCCCTGAAGAAAAAACAGAATTAAAATTAAATGTTGTTGGAAAAATTCCTGAAATCCTATTGGACAATACCGATAGAAACAGAACTTCACCATTTGCATTTACAGGAAATAAATTTGAGATCAGAGCTGTAGGTTCTTCTGCAAACTGTGCAGAATCTATGACCGTAATGAATACGATCGCTGCAAAGCAGTTAAATGATTTCAAAAAAGAAGTTGACGCTTTAATTGAAGGAGGATTAAAGAAAGACGAAGCGATATTCAACGTATTAAGAGAATACATCAAACAATGTAAAAATATCATGTTTGAAGGTGACGGATATTCTGATGACTGGGCAAAAGAAGCTAAGAAAAGAGGGTTAAACAACTTAAAAACCACTCCGGAAGCTTTAAAGCAGGAAATGGATAAGAAGTTCTTAGCTCTTTATGAAGAAATAGGAGTGTTTACTCATAGAGAAGTAGAAGCAAGAAATGAGATCAAACTTGAAAAATACTCTACCGTTATTGATATTGAAGCAAGAGTTCTAAGTGATATCGCAAGAAACCACATTATTCCTTCTGCATTAAATTACCAGAACAGATTAATTGAAAACGTAAAAGGTCTTAAAGAAATTTTCGGAGATAAAGAATTCAAAACGTTGGCAAAAGAACAAATGAGCTTGATCACTAATATTTCTGAAAATGTTTCTGTAATCAAATTAGGAGTTGAAGATCTTATCAAAGCCAGAGAAGCAGCAAAAGCAGTATCTAACAGCCAAAAGCAGGCAGAAGATTATTGCAACAAAGTGAAACCTCTTTTCGATGTAATCAGAGATGCATCTGATAATCTTGAAATGATGGTGGACGACGAGCTTTGGCCGATGACAAAATACAGAGAAATGTTATTTACAAAATAA
- a CDS encoding M1 family metallopeptidase, producing MKKSIAIIFAFVISQFHAQQNPYYQQAAKYKMDIDVNAEKFTYQGNQTLEYTNNSPDELNVVYFHLYWNAFKPNSMMDQRVASQGKNGDSRLQRGGISRLASIPKDQEGAQNIHWIKQNGKDLKFEIQETIMKVYLNEPIKPNSKTSFTMEWDAVIPQQIRRSGRNNEEGIDMTMTQWYPKISEYDYDGWATFDYIGREFHAPFSDFDVTIKIDKDYVVGAGGILQNPGEVKGYDANAKIKTEKNKKATWRWTAKNILDFAWSADRDYVVNSFDVPNGPKVYLVYQKNDKTKVWEQAQPYVTKYFEIMNSHFGKYAYPTYAFIQGGDGGMEYGMCTMILGESKDIEDLMGLMTHEGSHSWYQQMLATNESMKPWMDEGFTSYAEGYVMYQLFPPKDKLPNPFVDRLTAYRNFVKKGIEEPAVWLGDHHDNGTSYTYASYVKGELYLVELGYIVGEENLAKILKEYFDNWSLKHPSDRDFLHIAQKVSGMDLKWFHHYWINTTKTIDYGIKDVKYDAKSTTITLVNNGQVPMPVDFSVMTKDKKIVTYQIPTNLTRTWKQKDAYGDFKTMNYWPWTQKEYTLTIPYSQSQLQVLGIDFSQRLADVNMADNFVEVK from the coding sequence ATGAAAAAGTCGATTGCAATCATTTTTGCGTTTGTCATTTCACAATTTCATGCCCAGCAGAATCCTTATTATCAGCAGGCTGCGAAGTACAAGATGGATATTGATGTTAATGCAGAAAAATTTACTTACCAGGGAAATCAAACATTAGAATACACAAATAACTCGCCGGACGAGCTGAATGTAGTGTATTTCCACTTATACTGGAATGCTTTTAAACCCAATTCAATGATGGATCAAAGAGTAGCTAGTCAAGGTAAAAATGGTGATTCAAGATTGCAGAGAGGAGGAATTTCAAGACTAGCCTCGATTCCTAAGGATCAGGAAGGTGCGCAAAATATACACTGGATCAAGCAAAATGGCAAAGATCTTAAGTTTGAAATTCAGGAAACCATTATGAAGGTTTATCTGAATGAGCCTATTAAACCCAATTCCAAAACATCATTTACGATGGAGTGGGACGCTGTGATACCTCAACAGATCAGAAGAAGCGGAAGAAACAATGAAGAGGGAATTGATATGACCATGACCCAATGGTACCCGAAAATTTCTGAATATGACTATGACGGATGGGCAACTTTCGACTATATAGGGAGAGAATTTCATGCCCCGTTCTCTGATTTTGACGTTACTATTAAAATTGATAAAGATTATGTAGTAGGAGCCGGAGGCATTCTTCAAAACCCAGGTGAAGTGAAGGGTTATGATGCGAATGCGAAGATCAAGACAGAGAAAAATAAAAAGGCAACCTGGAGGTGGACAGCTAAAAATATCCTGGACTTTGCCTGGAGTGCGGACAGAGACTATGTAGTTAATAGCTTTGATGTTCCTAATGGACCTAAAGTATATCTGGTTTATCAAAAAAATGATAAAACCAAAGTCTGGGAACAGGCGCAACCTTATGTTACCAAATATTTTGAGATAATGAATTCTCATTTTGGAAAGTATGCTTATCCTACCTATGCCTTTATCCAGGGTGGTGATGGTGGAATGGAGTATGGGATGTGTACCATGATCTTAGGCGAATCAAAAGATATTGAAGACCTGATGGGGCTTATGACACATGAAGGTTCCCATTCTTGGTATCAACAAATGCTGGCTACCAACGAATCTATGAAACCATGGATGGATGAAGGATTTACCAGTTATGCTGAGGGATACGTAATGTATCAGTTGTTTCCACCTAAAGATAAGCTGCCTAATCCTTTTGTTGATAGGTTGACAGCTTACCGGAATTTTGTAAAAAAAGGAATTGAAGAACCAGCAGTATGGTTAGGAGATCACCATGACAATGGTACTTCTTATACTTATGCTTCCTATGTAAAAGGAGAATTATATCTTGTTGAGTTAGGATATATTGTTGGAGAGGAAAATCTTGCCAAAATTTTGAAGGAATATTTTGACAACTGGAGTTTAAAGCATCCTTCAGACCGGGACTTTCTTCATATTGCACAGAAAGTATCCGGAATGGATTTAAAGTGGTTCCATCATTACTGGATCAATACAACCAAGACCATTGATTATGGGATTAAAGATGTAAAATATGATGCGAAATCCACAACGATCACATTGGTGAATAATGGACAGGTTCCAATGCCTGTTGATTTTAGTGTAATGACAAAAGATAAGAAAATTGTTACTTATCAGATTCCGACAAATCTTACTCGTACATGGAAACAGAAAGATGCATACGGAGATTTTAAGACCATGAATTACTGGCCATGGACACAAAAGGAATATACTTTAACGATACCTTATTCTCAATCTCAGTTGCAGGTTTTGGGGATCGATTTCAGTCAGAGATTAGCTGACGTAAATATGGCAGATAACTTTGTTGAAGTAAAATAG
- a CDS encoding patatin-like phospholipase family protein, translating to MKKTTILSLDGGGIRGIITCIILRYIEEQLQYYDKPNAKLGDYFDLVAGSSTGGLIASIILCPDEHRKAKYSIQKGLELYAEKGGNIFQVSFWEKLVNPFGLINEKISQEALEKNLNDFFGHLELKELIKPCLITSYDIENRRAKLFNSWEASLSTDNFYVKDVCRATSAAPTYFSPVQIKSMYGQLFSLIDGGMFANNPALCAYAEARKIPFAEVLKNHQKANHPTVNDMIIVSIGTGIESRSYSFKKLEKAGKIGWVTPIIDILMSANAETVDYQLCQMFQTLGLRNQKNYYRINPSLKNASPAMDNVRRSNIENLIQAGLSYIDDNRETLNQIVQKLIKNKI from the coding sequence ATGAAAAAGACAACCATTCTTTCTTTAGACGGCGGCGGAATAAGAGGCATTATCACCTGTATTATTTTACGCTATATAGAAGAGCAGCTCCAATATTATGATAAGCCCAATGCAAAACTTGGAGATTATTTTGATTTGGTAGCAGGAAGCAGCACGGGAGGACTAATCGCTTCAATTATTTTATGTCCCGATGAACATCGAAAAGCCAAATACTCTATTCAAAAGGGGTTAGAGCTGTATGCTGAAAAGGGGGGTAACATATTCCAGGTTTCTTTTTGGGAGAAACTTGTAAACCCTTTTGGATTGATTAATGAGAAGATTTCTCAGGAAGCACTTGAGAAAAATCTGAATGATTTTTTTGGACATCTTGAATTAAAGGAATTGATAAAACCATGCTTAATTACCAGCTATGATATAGAAAACAGAAGAGCTAAACTTTTTAATTCATGGGAAGCCAGCCTAAGTACTGATAATTTTTATGTAAAAGATGTTTGCAGGGCAACTTCGGCGGCACCCACCTATTTTAGTCCGGTCCAGATAAAATCGATGTACGGACAGCTTTTCAGCCTTATTGACGGAGGGATGTTCGCCAACAATCCTGCACTTTGTGCGTATGCCGAAGCAAGAAAAATTCCTTTTGCCGAAGTATTGAAAAATCACCAGAAAGCCAACCATCCCACTGTTAATGATATGATTATCGTATCAATAGGGACCGGGATTGAATCCCGAAGTTATTCTTTCAAAAAACTGGAAAAAGCAGGAAAAATCGGCTGGGTAACTCCTATAATTGACATTCTGATGTCTGCGAATGCAGAAACCGTAGATTATCAGTTATGTCAGATGTTTCAGACATTAGGGTTAAGAAATCAAAAAAATTATTATCGTATCAATCCTTCATTAAAGAATGCATCTCCGGCTATGGATAACGTAAGACGTTCGAATATTGAAAATCTGATCCAGGCTGGATTGAGCTATATTGATGATAACAGAGAAACATTAAATCAAATTGTACAGAAGCTCATTAAAAACAAAATATAA
- a CDS encoding DUF2589 domain-containing protein produces the protein MANLVQELNSLDFSVYIGGPMQAAIKAQHDASISQVDFIKEVGFYPEGHPKAKELRYVDFKYKKSVPGANDTVTQSEVTLQVPFLSMLTIPALRIDEMTIDFNAKLNSVETQSASSEFSGSASISAKIWKVKFNASAAYKKTTSSTSTTEKTYTLGVHVKAVNDELPAGLAKIMDMLEDAIVANAAAPTA, from the coding sequence ATGGCAAATTTAGTACAAGAATTAAACAGTTTGGATTTCAGTGTTTATATCGGAGGACCGATGCAAGCAGCCATTAAAGCTCAACATGATGCCTCTATTTCACAAGTGGATTTCATCAAAGAAGTCGGGTTCTATCCGGAAGGACACCCTAAAGCAAAAGAGCTAAGATATGTAGATTTCAAATATAAGAAATCCGTACCTGGTGCAAATGATACGGTGACACAGTCTGAAGTTACCTTACAGGTGCCTTTTCTTTCCATGCTTACGATTCCGGCTTTGAGAATCGATGAAATGACCATTGATTTTAACGCAAAATTAAATTCAGTAGAAACACAGTCTGCTTCAAGTGAGTTTTCCGGAAGTGCATCCATAAGTGCAAAAATCTGGAAAGTAAAATTCAACGCTTCAGCTGCTTATAAGAAGACTACTTCAAGTACTTCTACCACAGAAAAAACATATACGTTGGGAGTACATGTAAAAGCTGTAAATGATGAACTACCTGCCGGTCTTGCAAAGATTATGGACATGCTGGAAGATGCTATTGTAGCTAATGCTGCTGCACCAACTGCTTAA
- a CDS encoding M15 family metallopeptidase produces the protein MDKVTLERIEKLHPLVRAEVKQIIKECDEALTGRAKVRITQGLRSFEEQEKLYAIGRITSGKKVTNAKAGQSIHNYGLAVDICLMIDGKTASWDTAKDWDNDGIADWYECVKIFAKHGWDWGGNWKTFKDLPHFEKKNFPTQKGLVKTTWKTLSKMARDKAGYIIF, from the coding sequence ATGGATAAAGTGACCTTAGAAAGAATAGAAAAACTTCACCCTCTGGTAAGAGCGGAAGTAAAGCAAATCATTAAAGAATGTGACGAAGCCCTCACCGGAAGAGCAAAAGTAAGAATTACGCAAGGTTTACGGTCCTTTGAAGAACAGGAAAAGCTCTATGCAATAGGACGAATTACCTCCGGAAAAAAAGTGACCAATGCCAAAGCCGGACAAAGTATCCACAATTATGGTTTGGCGGTGGATATTTGTTTGATGATAGATGGGAAAACAGCAAGCTGGGACACTGCAAAAGACTGGGATAATGACGGAATAGCAGACTGGTATGAATGTGTCAAAATTTTCGCGAAGCACGGCTGGGATTGGGGAGGAAACTGGAAAACGTTTAAAGACCTTCCTCACTTCGAAAAAAAGAATTTTCCAACCCAAAAAGGGCTTGTAAAAACCACCTGGAAAACCCTTTCTAAAATGGCAAGGGACAAAGCCGGATATATTATTTTTTAA
- a CDS encoding YdeI/OmpD-associated family protein has translation MKKYSAQVDEYIEKSPDFAKPILRYLRETVHEFCPDAEEAIKWKFPTFMYKGKILCSITSFKQYCSLGFWLHGEMKTIAELETTAEKTSMFSLGKITKIEELPSKALLKKAILEAMELTDMGVTMKKTPPIKTETEIPDYFNKALQQNKNALKVFESKSPSFRKEYINWITEAKTEATRNKRIEQALEWIEEGKGRNWKYEKKS, from the coding sequence ATGAAAAAATATAGCGCACAGGTTGATGAATATATCGAAAAATCCCCCGATTTTGCAAAACCCATCTTACGCTACCTTCGGGAAACGGTTCATGAGTTTTGCCCTGATGCAGAAGAGGCGATCAAATGGAAATTTCCTACTTTTATGTACAAAGGCAAAATACTTTGTTCCATTACTTCATTCAAACAATATTGCAGCCTTGGATTTTGGCTTCACGGGGAAATGAAAACCATTGCAGAATTGGAAACGACAGCTGAGAAAACTTCGATGTTTAGCTTAGGTAAGATTACTAAAATAGAAGAACTCCCTTCAAAAGCTCTCTTGAAAAAAGCCATTCTTGAGGCTATGGAACTAACAGATATGGGAGTAACCATGAAAAAAACACCTCCAATAAAAACAGAAACTGAAATTCCCGATTATTTCAATAAAGCTTTACAGCAAAATAAAAATGCTTTAAAAGTATTTGAATCAAAATCTCCATCTTTTAGAAAAGAGTATATCAATTGGATTACCGAAGCAAAAACTGAAGCTACAAGAAATAAAAGGATAGAACAAGCTCTTGAATGGATAGAAGAAGGTAAAGGAAGAAATTGGAAATATGAGAAAAAATCCTAA
- a CDS encoding GNAT family N-acetyltransferase yields MKKFPVIETKRLILSQLEEGDIPLIVEYLQDKVFSELTSNIPYPYTEKDAEFWLKISKEAFENKSGFTFAIRNKEHRIIGAIGLHDRGDDKAELGYWLAVPFWNKGYVTEAASAVVEFGFKELGFNKIFATHFFHNPSSGRIMQKIGMEQEAILKQHLKKDGQYFDVLMYSIFRSK; encoded by the coding sequence ATGAAAAAATTTCCTGTAATAGAAACAAAAAGACTGATTCTTTCACAGCTGGAAGAAGGCGATATTCCTTTAATTGTCGAATATCTTCAGGATAAAGTTTTTTCAGAGCTCACCTCTAATATTCCTTATCCTTACACTGAAAAGGATGCTGAATTCTGGTTGAAAATTTCAAAAGAAGCTTTTGAAAATAAATCAGGGTTCACTTTTGCGATCCGAAATAAAGAACATAGGATTATTGGAGCTATAGGACTTCATGACAGAGGAGATGATAAAGCTGAATTGGGCTATTGGCTGGCTGTCCCGTTCTGGAATAAAGGATACGTAACAGAAGCGGCTTCTGCAGTGGTTGAGTTTGGATTTAAAGAGCTTGGATTTAACAAGATTTTTGCCACTCATTTTTTCCACAATCCGTCATCCGGAAGGATTATGCAAAAAATAGGAATGGAGCAGGAGGCCATACTAAAACAGCATCTTAAAAAAGACGGACAGTACTTTGACGTTCTCATGTATTCCATTTTTAGGAGCAAATAG
- a CDS encoding response regulator transcription factor — MKILIIEDNKELAHSMTYYLEEEHYICECAYSYNEALERLSFNTYDCLLLDIMLPDGNGLNLLNHIKSEKINSGILIISAKDALDDKIKGLEKGADDYITKPFHLPELHARLRAVYRRKKMDGYNDVRFNEILLNTDTFEVFIHENRLDVTQKEFELLLYFLVNKNRVLSKQSIANHLWGDHTDNLANFDFVYQHVKNLRKKIAIAQGNDYVETIYGLGYKFNASKYNGS, encoded by the coding sequence ATGAAAATCCTGATCATTGAAGATAATAAAGAACTGGCTCACAGCATGACGTATTATCTGGAAGAAGAACACTACATCTGCGAATGTGCCTATAGTTATAATGAAGCTTTGGAACGCCTGAGCTTCAATACTTATGATTGTTTGTTACTCGATATTATGCTCCCGGATGGAAATGGGCTAAACCTCCTCAATCATATTAAAAGTGAAAAAATCAACAGCGGCATATTAATTATTTCAGCTAAAGATGCATTGGACGATAAAATCAAAGGCCTTGAAAAGGGTGCCGACGATTATATTACAAAACCGTTTCATTTACCTGAATTACACGCAAGACTTAGAGCAGTATATCGCAGGAAAAAAATGGATGGTTACAATGATGTCCGTTTTAATGAAATATTATTGAATACCGATACCTTTGAGGTCTTCATCCATGAAAATAGATTAGATGTCACGCAGAAAGAATTTGAGCTATTGCTTTATTTTTTGGTTAATAAAAACAGGGTCCTGTCCAAACAATCCATCGCTAACCATCTTTGGGGAGATCATACCGATAATTTAGCTAACTTTGACTTCGTTTATCAGCATGTTAAAAATCTCAGAAAGAAAATAGCAATTGCACAGGGTAACGATTATGTAGAAACAATCTATGGTCTGGGCTATAAGTTTAATGCGTCAAAATATAACGGCTCATGA
- a CDS encoding type III pantothenate kinase, whose product MNSIVINIGNSNIRFGLFDDDNCDISWVINTKPYRTADELYVQMLMLYQTYKIEPGAIQNVIIGSVVPQLTKVMSSAIKKIHGISPVIVDRNTPSGVQAKSKQMGTDIYANLVAAHNMYPGRKKIIIDFGTALTASCVTETGETLGVIIAPGIVTSLNSLISQTAQLPEIELKKPKSVLGLDTVTCMQSGMVYGFLGMVEGFIDRINEEVNDDCFVIATGGVSHVYKPLTNKIHITDRLHTLKGLYFLGKDQS is encoded by the coding sequence ATGAACTCTATTGTTATAAATATTGGAAACAGCAATATAAGATTTGGTCTTTTTGATGATGACAACTGTGATATTTCATGGGTGATTAATACAAAGCCTTACAGAACCGCTGATGAATTGTATGTCCAGATGCTGATGTTGTATCAGACCTATAAGATTGAACCGGGCGCAATACAAAATGTGATTATTGGTTCAGTAGTTCCTCAGCTTACTAAAGTAATGAGCTCTGCCATTAAAAAAATACACGGAATTTCCCCTGTCATTGTTGATAGAAATACTCCTTCCGGGGTTCAGGCAAAATCCAAACAAATGGGAACAGATATCTATGCCAATTTGGTAGCAGCACATAATATGTACCCTGGCCGTAAGAAGATTATTATAGATTTCGGTACCGCACTTACAGCAAGTTGTGTTACTGAGACCGGTGAAACGCTGGGTGTGATTATTGCGCCGGGAATTGTTACCTCGCTAAACTCTCTCATCAGCCAGACTGCCCAATTACCGGAAATAGAACTTAAAAAACCAAAATCTGTTTTAGGGCTCGATACTGTAACCTGTATGCAGAGCGGAATGGTTTATGGTTTCCTGGGAATGGTGGAAGGATTTATAGATCGTATTAATGAAGAGGTGAATGATGATTGTTTCGTCATTGCGACCGGTGGTGTTTCTCATGTGTATAAGCCTTTAACCAATAAAATACATATTACGGACAGACTTCATACTTTAAAGGGACTTTATTTTTTAGGTAAAGATCAATCATGA
- a CDS encoding nucleoside deaminase — MFTDEYFMKMAFQEAEMAFEKDEVPIGCVVVSNNRVIARAHNLTETLNDVTAHAEMQAITSAANFLGGKYLINCTLYVTLEPCVMCSGALAWSQISKVVIGARDEQRGFINKHLSLHPKTEVVTGIMEHECSAIVKEFFRSKR; from the coding sequence ATGTTTACTGACGAATACTTTATGAAGATGGCTTTCCAGGAAGCAGAGATGGCTTTCGAAAAAGATGAGGTTCCGATCGGCTGTGTAGTCGTTTCCAATAACCGTGTTATTGCAAGGGCACATAATTTAACCGAAACCCTTAATGATGTAACGGCTCATGCAGAAATGCAGGCGATTACTTCTGCAGCAAATTTTTTAGGAGGAAAATACCTGATCAATTGCACATTGTATGTTACTTTAGAGCCTTGTGTCATGTGTTCAGGGGCACTGGCCTGGTCACAAATATCCAAGGTAGTTATTGGCGCAAGAGACGAGCAAAGAGGCTTTATCAATAAACACCTCAGCCTCCACCCCAAAACCGAAGTGGTTACAGGAATTATGGAACACGAATGTTCGGCAATCGTTAAAGAGTTTTTCAGATCAAAGAGATAA